In the Kitasatospora terrestris genome, one interval contains:
- the purE gene encoding 5-(carboxyamino)imidazole ribonucleotide mutase — MTSPLVGIVMGSDSDWPVMEAAAQALDEFEIPYEVDVVSAHRMPREMVAYGERAHGRGLKAIIAGAGGAAHLPGMLASVTPLPVIGVPVPLRYLDGMDSLMSIVQMPAGVPVATVSVAGARNAGLLAVRMLAAFDTELAEKMVDFQADLNTQATEKGRKLRAKVAGNDSFGFGK; from the coding sequence ATGACCTCCCCCCTTGTCGGCATCGTGATGGGCTCGGACTCCGACTGGCCCGTGATGGAGGCCGCCGCCCAGGCCCTCGACGAGTTCGAGATCCCGTACGAGGTGGACGTGGTCTCCGCCCACCGGATGCCGCGCGAGATGGTGGCCTACGGCGAGCGCGCGCACGGCCGCGGCCTGAAGGCGATCATCGCCGGTGCGGGCGGCGCCGCCCACCTGCCCGGCATGCTCGCCTCGGTGACCCCGCTGCCGGTGATCGGCGTCCCGGTGCCGCTGCGCTACCTGGACGGCATGGACAGCCTGATGTCGATCGTCCAGATGCCCGCCGGCGTCCCGGTCGCCACCGTCTCCGTCGCCGGCGCCCGCAACGCGGGCCTGCTCGCCGTCCGGATGCTCGCCGCGTTCGACACCGAGCTCGCCGAGAAGATGGTCGACTTCCAGGCCGACCTGAACACCCAGGCCACCGAGAAGGGCCGCAAGCTGCGCGCCAAGGTGGCGGGCAACGACTCGTTCGGCTTCGGCAAGTAG
- a CDS encoding 5-(carboxyamino)imidazole ribonucleotide synthase: MIGGGQLARMAHQAGIPLGIRFKLLADTPQDSASQVVSDVVLGDYRDLDTLRRFAAGCDVITFDHEHVPTEHLRALQAEGIAVRPGPDALVNAQDKGVMRAKLDSIGVPCPRHRIVADPADVTAFANEGSGYPVVLKTVRGGYDGKGVWVVDDETEAQAPFLAGVPVLAEEKVDFVRELAANVVRSPSGQAVAYPVVESVQENGVCAEVTAPAPDLDPALSDEAQQLALRIAGELDITGHLAVELFQTRDGRILVNELAMRPHNSGHWTQDGSVTSQFENHLRAVLDLPLGDPRPRAKWTVMVNVLGGDYPDMYRAFLHCMARDPGLRIHMYGKDVKPGRKVGHVNVFGDDLDDVRERARHAAAYLRGTITE, encoded by the coding sequence ATGATCGGCGGCGGGCAGCTCGCCCGCATGGCGCACCAGGCGGGCATCCCGCTGGGCATCCGGTTCAAGCTCCTCGCGGACACCCCGCAGGACTCCGCCTCCCAGGTCGTCTCCGACGTGGTTCTGGGCGACTACCGCGACCTCGACACCCTGCGCCGCTTCGCTGCCGGCTGTGACGTGATCACCTTCGACCACGAGCACGTGCCGACCGAGCACCTGCGCGCCCTGCAGGCGGAGGGCATCGCCGTCCGGCCCGGCCCGGACGCGCTGGTCAACGCCCAGGACAAGGGGGTGATGCGGGCCAAGCTGGACTCCATCGGCGTCCCCTGCCCCCGGCACCGGATCGTCGCCGACCCGGCCGACGTCACCGCCTTCGCGAACGAGGGCTCCGGCTACCCGGTGGTCCTGAAGACCGTCCGCGGCGGCTACGACGGCAAGGGCGTCTGGGTGGTCGACGACGAGACCGAGGCCCAGGCCCCGTTCCTGGCCGGCGTCCCGGTGCTCGCCGAGGAGAAGGTCGACTTCGTCCGCGAGCTGGCCGCCAACGTGGTCCGGTCGCCCAGCGGCCAGGCCGTGGCGTACCCGGTGGTGGAGAGCGTCCAGGAGAACGGCGTCTGTGCCGAGGTCACCGCGCCCGCCCCCGACCTGGACCCGGCGCTGTCCGACGAGGCCCAGCAGCTCGCCCTGCGGATCGCCGGCGAGCTCGACATCACCGGCCACCTCGCGGTCGAGCTGTTCCAGACCCGGGACGGCCGGATCCTGGTCAACGAGCTCGCCATGCGCCCGCACAACTCCGGCCACTGGACCCAGGACGGCTCGGTCACCTCGCAGTTCGAGAACCACCTGCGCGCCGTCCTCGACCTGCCGCTGGGCGACCCGCGCCCGCGCGCCAAGTGGACCGTGATGGTCAACGTGCTCGGCGGCGACTACCCCGACATGTACCGCGCCTTCCTGCACTGCATGGCCCGCGACCCCGGTCTGCGGATCCACATGTACGGGAAGGACGTGAAGCCCGGCCGCAAGGTCGGTCACGTCAACGTCTTCGGGGACGACCTCGACGACGTCCGCGAGCGCGCCCGCCACGCGGCCGCCTACCTGCGAGGAACGATCACCGAATGA
- a CDS encoding GtrA family protein: MTTSTEPRPSLTERLRGMSPEMLGFAVIGLSGVVVNFAIFWVCVNGLGLASLRSNVVATVIAIATNYLGYRYWLYRDRDAASRKREITLFLLFSGIGMLIETGVLGLSRYGLGLDGHYEQLGAKVVGLGVATVFRFVSYRTWVFKAMPELAEPEVVAGPEPEVVAEAELLLAAEEPTAYVK; this comes from the coding sequence ATGACGACCAGCACCGAGCCGCGCCCCTCCCTCACCGAGCGGCTGCGCGGCATGTCCCCGGAGATGCTCGGCTTCGCCGTGATCGGCCTCTCCGGCGTCGTGGTCAACTTCGCCATCTTCTGGGTCTGCGTGAACGGCCTGGGCCTGGCGTCGCTGCGCTCCAACGTCGTGGCGACCGTGATCGCGATCGCCACCAACTACCTCGGCTACCGGTACTGGCTCTACCGGGACCGGGACGCCGCCTCCCGCAAGCGGGAGATCACGCTCTTCCTGCTGTTCAGCGGCATCGGGATGCTGATCGAGACCGGCGTGCTCGGCCTCTCCCGGTACGGGCTCGGCCTGGACGGGCACTACGAGCAGCTGGGCGCCAAGGTGGTCGGACTCGGGGTGGCCACCGTGTTCCGGTTCGTCTCGTACCGCACCTGGGTGTTCAAGGCGATGCCCGAACTGGCCGAGCCCGAGGTCGTCGCCGGGCCCGAGCCCGAGGTCGTCGCCGAGGCCGAGCTGCTGCTGGCCGCCGAGGAGCCCACGGCCTACGTGAAGTAG
- a CDS encoding ATP-binding protein, which translates to MKRRMINSLLGVVLVVVTVFCVPLALVEKQSIVNAANNRVDAEAVRVLGLVESRLAAGEPVTGEKFATQVTTGSFVTVDIPGQPLIAAGRPVDGPAITATEEGASGETVTVSQSREDVDHEIGNMLLLLGVVALLAVQAAVALAVWQSKRLARPLTELAETAERLGSGDPRPQGRRYGVPELDRIAEVLDTSAERIARMLTAERRLAADASHQLRTPLTALSMRLEEITALAEDPATVREEATIGLQQVERLTDVVQRLLTNQRDPNNPTAVSFPLDDVLRQQVEEWGPTLREGGRRLDLDGLRGTRVIGTPGTVAQVLATLIENSLMHGAGTITVRVRRSGTSVVTEVQDEGLGVPAELGNRVFERAVSGRNSTGIGLAVARDLAEADGGRLELLALHPPVFALFLSQSRSTD; encoded by the coding sequence GTGAAGCGCAGGATGATCAACTCACTGCTGGGCGTGGTCCTGGTGGTGGTCACGGTGTTCTGCGTACCGCTGGCACTGGTCGAGAAGCAGTCCATCGTCAACGCCGCCAACAACCGGGTCGACGCCGAGGCGGTCCGGGTGCTCGGCCTGGTGGAGAGCCGGCTCGCCGCGGGCGAGCCGGTCACCGGCGAGAAGTTCGCCACCCAGGTCACCACCGGATCCTTCGTCACCGTCGACATCCCCGGGCAGCCGCTGATCGCGGCCGGCCGCCCGGTCGACGGGCCCGCGATCACCGCCACCGAGGAGGGTGCCAGCGGCGAGACGGTCACGGTCAGCCAGTCCCGCGAGGACGTCGACCACGAGATCGGCAACATGCTGCTGCTGCTCGGCGTGGTCGCCCTGCTCGCCGTCCAGGCCGCCGTCGCGCTCGCCGTGTGGCAGTCCAAGCGGCTCGCCCGGCCGCTCACCGAACTCGCCGAGACCGCCGAACGCCTCGGCTCCGGCGACCCCCGCCCGCAGGGCCGCCGCTACGGCGTCCCCGAACTCGACCGGATCGCCGAGGTGCTGGACACCAGCGCCGAACGGATCGCCCGGATGCTCACCGCCGAACGCCGGCTCGCCGCCGACGCCTCGCACCAGCTGCGCACCCCGCTCACCGCGCTCTCCATGCGGCTGGAGGAGATCACCGCGCTCGCCGAGGACCCGGCCACCGTCCGCGAGGAGGCCACCATCGGCCTCCAGCAGGTCGAGCGGCTCACCGACGTGGTCCAGCGGCTGCTCACCAACCAGCGCGACCCCAACAACCCGACCGCCGTCTCGTTCCCGCTCGACGACGTGCTCCGCCAGCAGGTCGAGGAGTGGGGCCCCACGCTGCGCGAGGGCGGCCGGCGGCTCGACCTCGACGGTCTCCGCGGCACCCGGGTGATCGGCACCCCCGGCACGGTCGCCCAGGTGCTCGCCACGCTGATCGAGAACTCCCTGATGCACGGCGCCGGCACCATCACCGTCCGGGTCCGCCGCTCCGGCACCTCGGTGGTCACCGAGGTCCAGGACGAGGGGCTCGGCGTCCCCGCCGAGCTCGGCAACCGGGTCTTCGAACGCGCGGTCAGCGGCCGCAACTCCACCGGCATCGGCCTCGCCGTCGCCCGCGACCTCGCCGAGGCCGACGGCGGGCGCCTGGAGCTGCTCGCCCTGCACCCGCCGGTCTTCGCCCTGTTCCTGTCCCAGAGCCGCTCGACCGACTGA
- a CDS encoding response regulator transcription factor, producing the protein MTCVLLAEDDPAISEPLARALRREGYEVLVREDGPAALSAGLGEDVDLIVLDLGLPEMDGLEVCRRLRADGKSFPVLVLTARADEVDTVVGLDAGADDYVTKPFRLAELLARVRALLRRGNVDQLTTGAHGVKIDIESHRAWLGDEELTLSAKEFELLRVLVRDAGRVVTREEIMRQVWDTTWWTSTKTLDMHISWLRKKLGDDAANPRYIATVRGVGFRFEKN; encoded by the coding sequence ATGACCTGTGTGCTGCTGGCCGAGGACGACCCGGCAATCTCCGAACCGCTGGCCCGCGCCCTGCGCCGCGAGGGCTACGAGGTGCTGGTCCGCGAGGACGGCCCGGCCGCGCTGAGCGCCGGCCTCGGCGAGGACGTCGACCTGATCGTCCTCGACCTCGGCCTGCCCGAGATGGACGGCCTGGAGGTCTGCCGCCGCCTGCGCGCCGACGGCAAGAGCTTCCCGGTGCTGGTGCTCACCGCCCGCGCCGACGAGGTGGACACCGTGGTCGGCCTGGACGCCGGCGCCGACGACTACGTCACCAAGCCGTTCCGGCTGGCCGAGCTGCTCGCCCGGGTCCGGGCGCTGCTCCGCCGCGGCAACGTCGACCAGCTGACCACCGGCGCGCACGGCGTGAAGATCGACATCGAGTCGCACCGCGCCTGGCTCGGCGACGAGGAGCTCACGCTCTCCGCCAAGGAGTTCGAGCTGCTGCGCGTCCTGGTCCGGGACGCCGGCCGGGTGGTCACCCGCGAGGAGATCATGCGCCAGGTCTGGGACACCACCTGGTGGACCTCCACCAAGACCCTGGACATGCACATCTCCTGGCTGCGCAAGAAGCTCGGCGACGACGCGGCCAACCCGCGCTACATCGCCACCGTGCGGGGCGTCGGCTTCCGCTTCGAGAAGAACTAG
- a CDS encoding peptide MFS transporter, with product MATTTLDAGVQPSASPSGKTFFGHPRGLATLFMAETFERFSYYGMRALLVLYMVAKTGDGGLEIQAATAAAVYSVYTAMVYLLALPGGWIADRFLGARKTVALGGAIIMIGHFLLAVPVEVSFFVGLAFIALGSGLLKANISTMVGHLYDGPNDPRRDGGFTIFYMGINLGAFLAPLVIGTVGQQVNWHLGFALAGVGMALGLGQFLLGTRHLSPKSNVVNSPIGPAEKSAIFRKAGLWLAAAAVFYGVVALTGHFTINWAIWPLSIAGIAIPVVVFARMKRDRDLTPDEKSKIGGYVWFFVAAAVFWMIYDQSGSTLSLFADDNTASTLFGFHFPSSWFQSLNPLYIMALAPVVAWLWVWLAQRGKNPSTTAKFAFGLLMIGASFLVMMLAMAAASGGAKVTPLWLALVYLIQTVGELTLSPVGLSVTTKLAPAKYASQMMGVWFLAVTAGDCVAAIFQLVLGDDVVGSTWYFAVQGLMAIAAGIGLYAYRKKVVALMGDVH from the coding sequence ATGGCGACTACCACCCTGGACGCCGGCGTACAGCCGTCGGCGTCTCCGAGCGGCAAGACCTTCTTCGGGCACCCCCGAGGACTCGCCACGCTCTTCATGGCGGAAACCTTCGAACGGTTCAGCTACTACGGCATGCGGGCCCTGCTCGTGCTGTACATGGTCGCCAAGACCGGCGACGGCGGGCTGGAGATCCAGGCCGCCACCGCGGCCGCGGTCTACAGCGTGTACACGGCCATGGTCTACCTGCTGGCCCTGCCCGGCGGCTGGATCGCCGACCGGTTCCTCGGTGCGCGCAAGACCGTCGCGCTCGGCGGCGCGATCATCATGATCGGCCACTTCCTGCTGGCCGTGCCGGTGGAGGTCTCCTTCTTCGTCGGCCTGGCGTTCATCGCCCTCGGCTCGGGCCTGCTGAAGGCCAACATCTCCACGATGGTCGGCCACCTCTACGACGGCCCGAACGACCCCCGCCGCGACGGTGGCTTCACCATCTTCTACATGGGCATCAACCTCGGTGCCTTCCTCGCGCCGCTGGTCATCGGCACCGTCGGCCAGCAGGTCAACTGGCACCTGGGCTTCGCCCTCGCCGGCGTGGGCATGGCGCTCGGCCTCGGCCAGTTCCTGCTCGGCACCCGCCACCTGAGCCCCAAGAGCAACGTGGTGAACTCGCCGATCGGCCCGGCCGAGAAGAGCGCGATCTTCCGCAAGGCCGGCCTGTGGCTGGCGGCGGCCGCCGTCTTCTACGGCGTCGTCGCGCTGACCGGCCACTTCACCATCAACTGGGCGATCTGGCCGCTCTCCATCGCGGGCATCGCGATCCCCGTGGTGGTCTTCGCCCGGATGAAGCGCGACCGCGACCTCACCCCGGACGAGAAGTCGAAGATCGGCGGCTACGTCTGGTTCTTCGTCGCCGCCGCCGTGTTCTGGATGATCTACGACCAGTCCGGCTCGACGCTGAGCCTGTTCGCCGACGACAACACCGCGTCCACGCTGTTCGGCTTCCACTTCCCGTCCAGCTGGTTCCAGTCGCTGAACCCGCTGTACATCATGGCGCTGGCCCCGGTCGTCGCCTGGCTGTGGGTCTGGCTCGCCCAGCGCGGCAAGAACCCCAGCACCACCGCGAAGTTCGCCTTCGGCCTGCTGATGATCGGCGCGTCCTTCCTGGTCATGATGCTGGCCATGGCCGCCGCCTCCGGCGGTGCCAAGGTCACCCCGCTGTGGCTGGCGCTGGTCTACCTGATCCAGACCGTCGGCGAGCTGACCCTCTCCCCGGTCGGCCTCTCCGTCACCACCAAGCTGGCGCCCGCCAAGTACGCCAGCCAGATGATGGGTGTCTGGTTCCTCGCCGTCACCGCCGGCGACTGCGTCGCCGCCATCTTCCAGCTCGTCCTCGGTGACGACGTGGTCGGCTCGACCTGGTACTTCGCCGTCCAGGGCCTGATGGCCATCGCCGCGGGCATCGGCCTGTACGCCTACCGCAAGAAGGTCGTCGCGCTCATGGGCGACGTGCACTGA